The genomic stretch TCATTACACCACATGGAGGTATTTTTTTCTACACGTGAAAATCGCTCAGGTTAGGTTCCTGTAAGCGACAGGGACCTGAAAAACGCGGTAGAAACGCATATTTCGTATACCAGGCTCAAGGTCGGAGGAAAGCTCAGGCTCTCCCTGGCAGGGGCTCAGGACAAATGGCCTGTATACTTTGACGGAGAGAGTCTCTTCTGGCCCCAGGGAGACGCGGCAAGCTCTCATATTCTCAAGTTCTCAAACCGCAATTATAAAGGACTCAACTGGAACGAGGTGTATATCAGCTTTATTTCCCGACAGCTGGGACTTCCGACAGTTGAAGTCGGCATCGGAAACGGATACTCATTAACAGTCCGCTGCGACCGCGTACGGGATAAGTCAGGAAGCATTGTCCGCATCCATCAGGAGGACTTTTGCCAGGCCCTGGGGTATCCCTATTACAGAAAGTATGAAAATGACGGCGGACCGGATCTTAAGGAGTGCATACATCTGCTGCGAAACATCAGTGTGTCCCCGGCGGAAGATATACTGAACCTTCTCCGCTGGCAGGTATTCAATCTGCTTACAGGGAATGCGGACGGCCATGCAAAAAACCTTTCCATACTCTACACCAGTGCAGGTCCGAGGCTCGCGCCCTTTTATGATCTTGTCTGTACCGCGATCTATCCCGGCATCAGCAGCGATCTGGCCTTCTCCATCGGCGGCAATGCGGATCCCGGGCAGATTCGCCTGAAGGATTGGGAAAGAATGGCAGATGTACTTGGAATGCGTCCGCGGCTTATCCTCAACACCCTGAACAGCTTCATGGACATACTCCTGGACAGACTGAGCGATTACCATCGGCTGTTTGTCGAGAAGAACGGGTCAGACCCGGTGCTTGAGAGGATCAACCAGACTATTCGGAAGCGGATACGGAGGACGGGGAGCTTGGTGGCGGGGTGAGTATCTCTTGCCTCAAGCCCTCCTCAATCCCTCCAGGTCGATTTTCTTCATTGTGAACATGGCTTCCAGGGTACGTGTTGATTTTGCCTCGTCGCCGTCCTGGAGCAGTCTGTTCATCTCCGTGTCCGGAAAAATCTGCCAGGATATGCCGTACCTGTCCTTGAGCCAGCCGCACTGTTCGGCTTCCGGCACCGCGGAAAGGGCCTTCCAGTAATGGTCTATTTCTTCCTGGTTCTGAGCGTCCACCAGTAAAGAGACCCCTTCGTTAAAGCCGAACCTGTTCTCCTGGGCGCTGTCCATGGCGGTGAACGTCTGTCCCTCCAGGCTGAACTCTCCGTACATTACGCTGTCTGCAGTATCCGGCTCCTGTCCCGCGCCGTAGCGGGCGATTTCTCCCATGGAAGCCTTTCTGAATATCGATGTGTAGAAGTTCATGGCCTCTTCGGCTTTGCCGCACACATCTCCCACAAAGAGCAGGGAGGGTACAATGCGCGGCTCCAGAGATTCGGGGGCAAGAATCAATTGCCAGGAAACACCGAAGCGGTCCTGTATCCAGCCGTAGCGCTCACTGAAGAAGTAACTGTCCAGAGGCATCAGGACTTTCCCCTCCCGGGAGAGCTCCTGCCAGAGACGGTCCACCTCGGCCGCGTTTTCACAGCGGACAAAAAAGGAAATGGAAGGATTGATGGTAAAATACGGCCCGCCGTTAAGGGCGGTAAAGCTGAAACCGTCCGCCTCGAAAAGTACGGTCATAACTGATCCGGGTTCCTTTCCGTGAAGTTCCTTCCCGGCTTCGGTGTAACGGGTTCTACCGGTAATGCGGGAGTTGGGAAAAATATCCGTATAAAAGGCGGCGGCTTCCTCCGCCTGGCTATCGAACCAGATACAGGCGCTTATTTTTGACATGGGGTCCTCCTTTTCCCCGGACCGGATGCCGGGTCCCTGAAGAAATCAAAAAAACCACCTGTATATTTTATTACCTTTTCTGTCGTATTTGCAAGAATTAACCAGCATTCAGCCTCAGACTATAAATCTGCGGAACCTGCTGCCTGCTCTATTTATTCCCCTTTTTAAGAAAGTCCACATACACGGCGATCAGTATAACGACACCTTTAACAATGTACTGCCAGAAGGAGTTAATCCCCAGCAGGTTCAGCCCGTTGCTGAGGACCCCGATAATGAGAGCCCCGATAACGGTGCCGCCGATTTTCCCGACTCCGCCGCTCATACTTGTTCCGCCCAGTACTACCGCGGCGATGGCATCCATCTCCGCGCCCTGGCCGGCTGTCGGCTGGCCGCTGAACATGCGGGAGGCAAGAACGATTCCGGCAATCGATGCCATGAGACCGCTGAACAGATAGGCGAAGAAAAGTACCCGGCTGTTTTTAATACCTGAGAACTTCGCGGCCGTCGGATTGCCCCCCACTGCATAGATGTGCCGCCCCAGTCGTGATTTGGACATGATCAATACCGAGACAACAACAATTATCACCAGGTAGATTATGGGCATGGGAATCTCACCCAGATATCCTGCACCGATAAAATTGAAGGAATCGGACATTACGCGAATGGGCTGACCGCCGGTATAGACATAGGCGGCTCCGCGGGCGATATTCATCGTCGACAGGGTAACGATAAAAGGAGGAATGGTGGTCTTGCTGATCAAAAGCCCGTTAAAAGCTCCCACCGCAGAGCCCACCAGGAGTCCGGCCACGACCGCGACCCCGATAGAATAACCGTCAAAGGCGATCATCCCGCCGGTGACCACACCGGAGAGGGCGATGATCGATCCCACCGAAAGATCGATACCCCCAAGAATTATAACCATTGTCATGGCGCAGGCTATGTAGAGGTTTGTCGCCACCTGCCGCAGTACGTTCAGAATATTATTCTTGGAAAGAAACACCGGGGAAAAGATGGTCAGAATGACGCACAACAGGAGCAATCCGATGAGGATACCCAGGTTTTCCCGTACGAAACTGTAAATTGGATTATGCTTCAGATGCAGTTCTTTCATAGGTTTAACTGTCGAATTATTCATGTCCTTCATTGTCCTCCGCTCCTAGGTTCAGGTCGTAACAAACTGCGTAGCGTGATGCATTATCTTTTCCTGCGTCAAACCTTCTCGAGGAAGGCAGGCGGTTATTCTGCCGTTGCTCATAACCACCACCCGGTCGCTCATATTGATCACCTCAGGAAGTTCCGACGAGATCATGATGATCGCAACGCCTTCTTTGACAAGATTGTTCATAATTGCGTAGATCTCCGCCTTGGCCCCGACATCGACGCCCCGGGTGGGTTCATCAAGAATCAGGATTTTGGGCTTAGTCGCAAGCCATCGGCCAATAACTACCTTCTGCTGGTTGCCGCCGGACAGGTTCCCCACTACCTGCTGATAGGTCGGCGTCTTTATCGCCATCTTGTCGACGTATTCCCTGGTTATTTTCGTCTCCTGGGCATTGTTTACGTGGATTCCGTGAATGAACTCACCCAGGGCCTTGATGGTGATGTTGTACTTCACCGTCTGATCGGGAAACAGGGCTTCGAGCTTACGGCTTTCGGGAACCAGGGCTATACCCTTTTTCATTGCTTCATCGGGATTGCGGATGATCGCCGGGTTTCCATTCAGCAGGATCTCTCCGGACTGGAACGGATCGATTCCGAAAATGCATTTCATCAGTTCGCTTCTTCCTGCACCCACAAGACCTGCGAAACCGAGGATCTCTCCCTTGAAAAGATGGAAAGACACATCCTTGAGCAGTTTCCCGTCCCTCAGGTTTTTTACCTCCAGTACTTTTTCCGTGGGATTTCCGAAGGTCCTGGTATAGTAGTTCGTAAGCTGACGGCCGACCATCATGGCGATAAGTTCATCATTGTCCGTTGTCTTCGTATCCTTCGTACCGATGTACTCGCCGTCGCGGATTACCGTGATTCTGTCCGCAATTTGTTTCAGTTCGCTCATCCGGTGGGAAATATAGATGATGCCGACCTGGGCCTTTTTCAGCTTCCGGATATTCTCAAAGAGAAAATCGACATCCTTCTCCGAGAGGGATGAGGTCGGTTCATCCATGACCAGTATTTTCGCATTGAAGGAGAGAGCCTTGATAATCTCCACCATCTGCTGCTGGGCAATGGTCAATTCGCTGATTTCCTCCTCCGGCCTGATATCCAGTTCGAAGGAGTCGAGCAGTTTCTTTGCATCGTCGTGCATCTTTTTGAAATCAACAAAGCGACCAGATTTAAGCGGTTCTCTGCCAAGATATATATTCTCCGCGACCGTCATGTGAGGCACCAGCACGAGCTCCTGGTGAATTACACTGATTCCGTATTTCTGGGCGTCATGAACCGAATCGATGTGGACCACTTTTCCGTCGATAACGATTTCTCCGGCATCCCGGGCATATATTCCGCCCAGAATCTTGATAAGTGTCGACTTACCTGCACCGTTCTCTCCCAGTAAGGCGTGGACCTCCCCGGCCCGAAGCTGCAGAGACACATCTTTGAGTGCCAGGACTCCCGGGAACTCCTTGCGTATATGGTTCATTTCCAAAAGAATCTGCTCACTCACCTGGCTCTACCCTCCGCTGTTATTGCTTGAAACGGGGCCGGTTCTGAATCAGACCGGCCCCTGTGGGATTTGTAAAAAATAGACCTGTGTTCCTACTGCCAGCCGTCGGTTCCATATTCGTTGACGTTGTCAGCGTTGATCAGGAATGTCTTGACGGGGATGCGCTCTTCGTAGGCTTCGTTGTTAAGAACCTTGTACGCCAGCTTTACGGATTCCACACCGATGCTGATCGGGCTCTGTGCTCCGGAACCTACAAACTGACTTCCACTGGCGATTTCCGCCTTGGCTTCGGGAGAACCGTCGACACCGTAGATCAGAATATCCGTTCGGTTGGCCGCCTTACAGGCTGCAAGGGCACCCAGAGCCGTAGGATCATTACCACCCATTATCGCTTTGATGTCGGGATGT from Marispirochaeta aestuarii encodes the following:
- a CDS encoding HipA domain-containing protein: MAGAQDKWPVYFDGESLFWPQGDAASSHILKFSNRNYKGLNWNEVYISFISRQLGLPTVEVGIGNGYSLTVRCDRVRDKSGSIVRIHQEDFCQALGYPYYRKYENDGGPDLKECIHLLRNISVSPAEDILNLLRWQVFNLLTGNADGHAKNLSILYTSAGPRLAPFYDLVCTAIYPGISSDLAFSIGGNADPGQIRLKDWERMADVLGMRPRLILNTLNSFMDILLDRLSDYHRLFVEKNGSDPVLERINQTIRKRIRRTGSLVAG
- a CDS encoding VOC family protein; translation: MSKISACIWFDSQAEEAAAFYTDIFPNSRITGRTRYTEAGKELHGKEPGSVMTVLFEADGFSFTALNGGPYFTINPSISFFVRCENAAEVDRLWQELSREGKVLMPLDSYFFSERYGWIQDRFGVSWQLILAPESLEPRIVPSLLFVGDVCGKAEEAMNFYTSIFRKASMGEIARYGAGQEPDTADSVMYGEFSLEGQTFTAMDSAQENRFGFNEGVSLLVDAQNQEEIDHYWKALSAVPEAEQCGWLKDRYGISWQIFPDTEMNRLLQDGDEAKSTRTLEAMFTMKKIDLEGLRRA
- a CDS encoding ABC transporter permease; this encodes MNNSTVKPMKELHLKHNPIYSFVRENLGILIGLLLLCVILTIFSPVFLSKNNILNVLRQVATNLYIACAMTMVIILGGIDLSVGSIIALSGVVTGGMIAFDGYSIGVAVVAGLLVGSAVGAFNGLLISKTTIPPFIVTLSTMNIARGAAYVYTGGQPIRVMSDSFNFIGAGYLGEIPMPIIYLVIIVVVSVLIMSKSRLGRHIYAVGGNPTAAKFSGIKNSRVLFFAYLFSGLMASIAGIVLASRMFSGQPTAGQGAEMDAIAAVVLGGTSMSGGVGKIGGTVIGALIIGVLSNGLNLLGINSFWQYIVKGVVILIAVYVDFLKKGNK
- a CDS encoding sugar ABC transporter ATP-binding protein: MSEQILLEMNHIRKEFPGVLALKDVSLQLRAGEVHALLGENGAGKSTLIKILGGIYARDAGEIVIDGKVVHIDSVHDAQKYGISVIHQELVLVPHMTVAENIYLGREPLKSGRFVDFKKMHDDAKKLLDSFELDIRPEEEISELTIAQQQMVEIIKALSFNAKILVMDEPTSSLSEKDVDFLFENIRKLKKAQVGIIYISHRMSELKQIADRITVIRDGEYIGTKDTKTTDNDELIAMMVGRQLTNYYTRTFGNPTEKVLEVKNLRDGKLLKDVSFHLFKGEILGFAGLVGAGRSELMKCIFGIDPFQSGEILLNGNPAIIRNPDEAMKKGIALVPESRKLEALFPDQTVKYNITIKALGEFIHGIHVNNAQETKITREYVDKMAIKTPTYQQVVGNLSGGNQQKVVIGRWLATKPKILILDEPTRGVDVGAKAEIYAIMNNLVKEGVAIIMISSELPEVINMSDRVVVMSNGRITACLPREGLTQEKIMHHATQFVTT